A stretch of Acropora palmata chromosome 9, jaAcrPala1.3, whole genome shotgun sequence DNA encodes these proteins:
- the LOC141893346 gene encoding uncharacterized protein LOC141893346 → MRLSRTFHAFFIITSLAMFIKETEQSQLKEIITKNNVRLVTSKDKDDIGGGIVQVYHNGQWGTICDTNWALQAAQVVCNELGYRTAIVANKKSFFATATGPIHLSNVTCTGIEDSILKCASNGWGNSGSCSHKDDAGVRCFKKDTPVLKYQGCWIDNPHNRILKDLYSNYRGGGIYWNNILETVLNCATDADKNSKDYNTFAIQYYGECWSEEGNPDYRQMRAAPHACPYGVGDKSHNAVYSLGAYYDLGCWQDRGGSARTMTLLSLRPKRIDWVNLINNMENTIMQCYNLAKANGYKYFGLQFYGECWASNDGSRFRRYGQVTSCYHGLGGKWTNYVYMIR, encoded by the exons ATGAGGCTCTCTCGGACTTTCCACGCTTTCTTTATAATTACATCGCTGGCGA tgTTCATCAAAGAGACAGAGCAAAGCCAACTGAAAGAAATCATTACAA aAAATAACGTCCGCCTTGTCACGTCAAAAGACAAGGATGACATTGGTGGGGGTATCGTTCAAGTCTACCACAATGGTCAATGGGGAACAATTTGTGACACGAATTGGGCTTTGCAAGCCGCCCAAGTGGTTTGCAATGAGCTCGGGTACAGAACAGCTATAGTTGCCAACAAGAAATCGTTCTTTGCAACGGCCACAGGACCG ATTCACCTTTCCAATGTAACCTGCACGGGAATTGaagacagcattttgaaatgcGCAAGTAATGGCTGGGGTAACTCTGGCAGTTGCAGTCACAAAGACGATGCTGGAGTCCGGTGCTTTAAAAAAG ACACCCCAGTGTTGAAATACCAAGGTTGCTGGATTGACAACCCACACAACAGAATCTTAAAAGATCTTTATTCAAACTACAGAGGCGGCGGCATCTATTGGAATAACATCCTTGAGACTGTGTTGAATTGCGCGACGGATGCTGACAAAAATAGCAAAGACTACAATACATTTGCCATTCAATACTATGGCGAATGTTGGTCTGAGGAAGGAAATCCAGATTACAGGCAAATGAGAGCAGCCCCCCACGCCTGTCCTTATG GAGTTGGTGATAAGTCCCACAATGCTGTGTATAGTTTGGGAGCTTACTATGATTTGGGTTGCTGGCAGGATCGCGGCGGTTCGGCACGAACAATGACCTTACTAAGCCTACGTCCCAAAAGAATCGACTGGGTTAATTTGATAAACAATATGGAAAATACAA TAATGCAGTGCTAtaatcttgcaaaggctaatGGTTACAAATACTTTGGACTTCAATTTTATGGCGAATGCTGGGCATCCAATGATGGCTCTAGGTTCAGAAGATACGGCCAGGTTACGAGCTGTTATCATGGACTTGGCGGCAAGTGGACCAACTATGTTTACATGATCCGTTAA